The Niallia alba genome includes a window with the following:
- the nrdR gene encoding transcriptional regulator NrdR, with protein sequence MRCPTCQHNNTRVLDSRPVDEYKSIRRRRECEACGNRFTTFEKVEEIPLIVVKKEGTREEFSRDKILRGLIRACEKRPVALKQLEEITAEVEKELRSNVASEIKSEIIGEMVMDRLAKIDEVAYVRFASVYRQFKDINVFIDELKELIKKD encoded by the coding sequence ATGAGATGTCCTACCTGTCAACATAATAACACCCGCGTTCTTGATTCACGACCAGTTGATGAGTATAAATCGATTCGCAGAAGAAGAGAATGTGAAGCTTGCGGTAATCGATTTACCACTTTTGAAAAAGTAGAAGAGATTCCTTTAATTGTAGTGAAGAAAGAAGGGACGCGTGAAGAATTTAGCAGGGATAAAATATTGCGTGGTTTAATAAGAGCGTGTGAGAAGAGACCAGTTGCTTTGAAACAATTGGAAGAAATAACCGCTGAAGTAGAAAAAGAACTTCGAAGTAACGTTGCTTCAGAAATAAAGAGTGAAATTATTGGAGAAATGGTAATGGATCGCTTGGCGAAAATTGATGAAGTAGCATATGTGCGTTTTGCATCCGTTTATCGTCAGTTTAAAGATATAAATGTATTTATTGACGAATTAAAGGAATTAATAAAAAAAGACTAA